In the Streptomyces sp. WMMC940 genome, CTGTTCACGACGGTGCTGAGCGCGTGGCGCTGGTGCCTGGTCGCACGGTCTCTGGACATCCCGCTGGCACTCGGCCCGGCCGTCGCCGACTACTACCGCTCCCTGTTCCTGAACGCCGCGCTGCCCGGCGGGGTGGCCGGGGATGTGCACCGCGCGGTGCGGCACGGGCGGAGCGAAGGCGCCGTGGGCCGGGGGGTGCGCGCGGTCGTCCTCGAACGCATGGCGGGACAGGCGGTCCTGGTGGCCGTCGGTGCCGTTCTGCTGATGGCGCACCCGTCGCGCCCGCTGGAGCGGGCCGGCGGCGCGCTCCGGGAGTTCGTGCTGACGCCCGGCGCGGCCGTGGCCATCGCCGTGGCGGCCGGGCTCGTGGCCGCCGTGCGGCGGCCGGGCGGGCCGGGCGGCTCGCGGTGGGGCCGCGCGGTCCGCGGCACGCTGGCCGAGGCGAGGGTGGCGTTCCTCGGCCGGCGCCACGGTCCCGGGGTGCTGGTCTCGTCCGTCGCGGTGCTGGCCGGTCATCTCGCGATGTTCCTCCTTGCCGCCCGGGCCGCCGGATCGACGGCCGCCGCCGTGGAGTTGCTGCCCCTGATGGTGCTGGCGCTGCTCGCGATGGCGCTGCCGCTGAACGTGGGCGGTTGGGGTCCCCGGGAGGGTGTCACCGCCTGGGCCTTCGGAGCCGCGGGCCTGGGCAGTGCCCAGGGACTGAGCACTGCCGTGGCCTACGGGCTACTGGCCTTCGCCGCCGCCCTCCCCGGTGCCGCCGTGCTCGCCGTCCAGTGGTTCACCGGACCGCGGCGCTCGCAGGTCGAGTTCGAAGAGGGTGTCCTCGCCGAGGAAGGCGCGGCGCACGGGGGGCCGGAGCGCGTCCCGCATCACGTCGGGGCCGGGGAAGGCGAGACCCGGCACGCCGTCACCGATCAGCACCGGCGCCACGGTGACGTACAGCCGGTCCAGGGCGCCCTCCTGCAGGAAGCGGGACACGGTGACGCCGCCGCCCTCGACGAGCACCCGGCCGAGTCCCCGGCGCGCGAGCTCGTGCACCAGGCGGCGGGGGGCGAACGCGGCGGTGTCGGGGAGGACCAGTACGTCCGCTCCGGTGCCTGTCGTGCCGTCCGCTGCGGCCCGCCCCTGCTCGCTGCCGGCACCGACCACCCACAGGGTGGGGGCCGCGCCGTCGGTGAACACCTGCCGGGTCAGCGGGACCCGGCCGTGCGGGTCGAGGACGACGCGCACCGGGTGCGGGCCGGGGCAGGCGCGAACCGTCAGCCGGGGGTCGTCCGCGACGGCGGTCCCGGCGCCGACGACCACCGCGTCGGAGAGCGCGCGCAGCCGGTGCAGGTGTTCGCGGTCCTCGGGACCGGTGACGTAGTCGGCGTCGCCCTTGCGGGTCGCGATGAAACCGTCGAGGCTCTGGCCGAGCTGGGCGAAGGTGAAGCGGGGGCCGGCCAGGCAGAGCGGCAGATAGCGCTCGGCGAGGAGCTCCGCCCCGGCGGAGGCGTCGTCCGTCCACCGGTACCGTCCGTGCGCGTCGCGGCGCAGTCCGGCGGCCTCGGCGTCGGCTTCGGTCCGTACGTCGAGCAGGCGCTTCCAGGCGCTGGGCACGTCGAGCACCCCGGCCGGCCGCTCGGGGGGAAGTCCGTTCACCGGGCTCCCTCCCCGGACGGGCCGGCGGAACGTTCCGCCACCAGCAACGAGAAATACGCGTCGAAGGAGTCGACGAGAGCGGCCAGCAATTCCTTACCCTTCTCCGCCGATGCCAGGGAAGGCCGGCCGACCACACCGGTCTCCGTGTAAGGGCGCAGACCCAGGGTGAGCAAATGCTCCCGGTCGTCGGCGAGGAAATCGGAGGTCATATGGCCGGGGCGTACGAGTTCGGGATGGTCATGCAGCAGAATCGAAGTCTCCACTTCACCAGCGTGCATATCGCTGTGGGACGGGGTCTCCACACCCGCGCGTTCGCGTGCCGCACTCCAGTCGGCCGATCCGGGGAAAAGCGCCATGCGGGTGCCGGTGCCCACGGACTCCTGAACCACGTTGCGCAGCACATAGTTTCCGCCGTGCCCATTGACGAGCACGAGATTCCGGACGCCGGAGCGCCGGAGCGATTCGGCGATGTCCCGCACCACGGCCACGAGCGTCGTGGCGGAAATGCTGACGGTGCCCGGCCAGGCCGAGTGCTCGTGCGAACAGGAGAACGTCAGCGGCGGCAGCCGGTGGACCGGGTACGCGGCGGCGACCTCCCGCGCGACGGCACTTGCGATCAACGTGTCGGTGACCAGGGGGAGATACGGGCCGTGCTGCTCGAAGCTGCCGATCGGCAGGACCGCGACGTCCGCCCGTCCGGCACCCGCGTCCCGGGTCGTGTCCCACGGCAACAGGCCGAGTTCCGGCGGCCGTACCTGCGGGTCGGTCATCTTCCCGCCCCTTTCCTTACGCGCAATTTCTGCGTTCCATGAGATGCGGCCGATCGGAACCGGTGCAATAGCCCGGTCAGTCGAGATCTCCACACCGAAGACAACTCCCGCCAGAGGCTACCCGATAGGATCCGGCCATGACAGACAGCGATGGCACTCTCCGCATGGACGCTCGCGCCAAGAACACCGAGCGCATGGCAACTGTCCAACTGTCCACCAAATACGGTGTTTTCCGCGCCATCGGCTACCTGGATCGTATTCGTGGTGACGAACAAATCGCGCTGGTATACGGCGACATCACGGGAGAGGACGTTCTCGCCCGGCTGCATTCGGAGTGCCTGACCGGTGACGCATTCGGTTCACGCCACTGCGAGTGCGGCGACCAACTGTCCGCCGCACTGCGGGCGATCGCCAACGAGGGCCGCGGAGTCCTCGTGTACCTCCAGGGGCACGAGGGACGCGGTATCGGCCTGCTCGCCAAACTCCAGGCGATGCAGCTCCAGGCGGAGGGCATGGACACGGTCGAGGCCAATCTCGCCCTCGGCCTCCCCGTGGACTCCCGCGACTACGGTGTAGCGGCGGACATGCTGCACGACCTCGGCGTCCGGTCGGTGCGGCTGATGTCGAACAACCCGCTCAAGCGGCAGGCGTTGCTGCGGCACGGCATCGAGGTCAGCGAGCAGGTGCCGCTGCTCACGCAGCCCCGCGAGGAGAACATCTTCTATCTGCGGGCCAAGCGGGAGCGCATGGGCCATCTGCTCCCCCATCTGGACCGCCCCCCGCTGGACCGCACGGCGGACCAGCCCTGAGCACGCGCCGCACGACCGTCCGGCCCTGCAGGCGGACGGCACGGCGAACCGGCTCTCAGCGCCGACGGCGCGGCGATCCGCGTCCCGCACCCACGAGGCCCCTCACCGACCGGCCGGTGAGGGGCCTCGCGCACGCCCCGACCCCGAGACGGTCCCTGAGATCTCCCCCCTTCGACCCTGAGATGCGTCAGCTCCCTTTGACAGGCAATCCCGAGGGTGTCAGCTTTGACTGACAGGTAACCGTGAAAGGTACGTGATGACCGGAGGCCCGGCCCCGCACCCGACCGGGGACGAGCTGCTGAGGATCCTCGCGGCGCTCGGCAATCCGCACCGGCTGCGGATCGTCGCCGCGCTCGCCGGGGGCGGCCGCAACTACGTCAGCAGGCTCGCCCGTGAGCTGGGCATCGGACGGCCCCTGCTGCACATGCACCTGCAGCGGCTCGAGGCGGCCGGACTCGTCACGGGCTCCCTGGAACAGACGGCGGACGGAAAGGCCGTGAGGTTCTTCGAGGTCGTCCCGTTCGCCGTCGCCCTGACCCCGGAAGCGGTCGCCCGAGCGGCCCTGACGATCACCCAGGAGGAGAAGGCGAAATGAACTCAACGGACTGGGCCGGAGCGGTCGGTGCCGGCGGTGTCTTCCTCTTCCTGATGGTCGTCGTGTGGCAGGTCGCCGCGACCTGGCGGGCCAGGATGCTCGCGGCACGCGAGGAGCAGTACAAGCGGCTCGCGGCCAGGTACGCGGAACTGCTGGAGGACAACGTCGAGCTGCACCGGCGCACGCTGGAGGAGCTGACGCAGGCCCGCGCCTCGATCACCTCGATGGAGAAGATGATGCGCTCCGTCGAGTAGCGCCGCCGAGTGGCGCCGCCGAGCCGCCGAGCCGCCGAGTGGCGCCGCCGAGCAGCGCGGACCCGCCGGCACCGGCGCGCCCACGGCGACCTGCACGGCACACGACGAACCGCACGGCCGGGAGCGACGGCTCCCGGCCGCGCCCGTGGGGCGCACCGGGCGACGACTGCGAGGCCCTGATGGCCGTGGACCCCCTCTTGACCGAGGATGCCGGGCCCGCCCCGCACCATCGGCACGATGCGCCGGATCACCGGCGAGGCCTCCGGTTCCGGTGGTCCGGCCGCCCCTTCCGGGGGCCGACTCCTCTCCCCCGGGCCCGGCCGCCCCTTCCGGGCGCCCGCTGGGGCGGCCGGGCCGCTCCGGCCGAGCGGGGACCGGGAGCACGCCCCCGTCCGAGGGCCGCCCGGCCGGGCCGGACCGCCACGGAGCTCTTCCGTGGCGCCCCTGGGGGGTGCCGCTCACCCGTCCGGATCCCTCCCGTCCGACCTCCGCCCACCGGGCCGGACTCCGGTGGGGCGACCGCGGTCCTCGGCCGTCCCGGGGGCCGTGGTCACCCTCGTCGGTCGCGCGCACCTCTAGTCGTTCGTAACCTTATGGGGTACTTTGTCGCTTCTGGCGACCGACGGGCGTGCTCCGGCACCGACGACCGGCGAGTGCGCAGACGAGGATCGAGAGCCGATGTGAACACCCCCCGTTCCCCTCGCCGGGCCACGGCGCGCCTGGCCCTGGCCGCCGCCGTCGTCGTGGCCGCGGGCGCCTGCGGCGGTGCCGACGCCGGCTCCGGAGACGGCGGGGGCGACGGACTCTCCGGCACGATCCGGGTGGACGGCTCCAGCACGGTGGCCCCGCTCTCCACGGCAGCGGCCCAGCTCTTCCAGCAGCGAAACCCCGGTGTACGGATCACGGTCGGCACCTCCGGCACCGGAGGCGGGTTCGAGAAGTTCTGCAACGGCGAGACGGACATCGCCGACGCCTCGCGGCGGATCACCGCCGAGGAGCGGGCCCGGTGCGCGGAGAAGGGCGTGGAGTACGAGGAGTTGCGGATCGCCAACGACGGCATGTCCGTCGTGGTGGACAAGGACAACGACTTCGCCGACTGCCTCACCGTCGAGCAGCTGAGGAGGATCTGGGAGCCCGGCTCCCGGATCGACAACTGGAACCAGGTCGACCCGGACTTCCCGGACGTCGAACTGGAACTGTTCGGCCCCGGCACCGACTCCGGCACCTTCGACTACTTCACCCAGGCCGTCAACGGTGAGGAGGGCCGGTCCCGCACCGACTACTCCCCCAGCGAGGACGACAACGTCACCGTGCAGGGCGTCTCCGGCTCCCGGGGCGGCCTGGGCTACTTCGGGCTGTCGTACTACGAGGAGAACAAGGACAAACTGAAGGTCCTCGAGATCGACGGGGGGAACGGCTGTGTCGCGCCGACGCAGACCACCGTCCAGAACGGCACCTACCAGCCCCTGTCCCGCCCCCTGCTCATCTATCCGAGCGCCGCCGCCCTCGACCGGAAGGAAGTCGAGGCGTTCGTCGAGTACTACGTCGAGAACAGCGCCGACATCGCCAGGGCCGCCCAGTTCGTCCCGCTCAGCCCCAGCCAGGAGGACGAGCTGCGGCAGGACCTGACGAGGCTGCGCGAACGGAACGCGCCATGACGCCGCGGGCAGTGCGCCGACGGGCCGCTCCGGGAAGCCCCGGCTTCCTGAAGCGGTCGCAGCCGCGCTGGACCGAGCGGTCGGTCAAGGTCCTGCTCGTGGCCGCCGCACTGGTCTCGGTGCTGACCACGGTCGGCATCGTCGTCGCCCTGATCCCGCCGGTCGTGGAGTTCTTCGGCAAGGTGGACTTCGGGGAGTTCATCACCGGCACCGACTGGTCGCCTCTGTTCGAACCGCCGCGCTTCGGTGTCCTGCCGCTGGTGACGGCCACCCTGGTGGTCATGGTCATCGCGCTGTTCGTGGCCGTCCCGCTCGGCCTCGGCGCGGCCGTCTATCTGAGCGAGTACGCGAGCCACCGCGTCCGCGGGATCTTCAAGCCGGTGCTGGAGGTCCTCGCCGGCATCCCGACCGTGGTCTACGGATTCTTCGCACTCAAGGCGATCACCCCGTTCCTCCAGCGGTACTGGCCCGGGGACGACCCTCCGGAGGTCTTCAACGCCCTCTCGGCGGGGTTCGTCATGGGCATCATGATCATCCCGACGATCGCGTCGCTGGCCGAGGACTCCATGGCCGCCGTGCCCCGCTCGCTGCGCGACGGCGCCTACGCCCTCGGCTCTTCGCGGATGCAGGTCTCCACCAGGGTCGTGTTCCCGGCGGCCCTGTCCGGCATCGTCGCCGCCGTCGTCCTCGGGGTCTCCCGCGCCATCGGGGAGACGATGATCGTGGCCATCGCGGCCGGCGGCCGTCCGAACCTCACCTTCAACCCGCTCGAGGGCATGCAGACGATGACCGCGTTCATCGCCGCGGCCGGCATCGGCGACCTGCCCACCGGGTCCACCGGCTACCAGACGATCTTCGCCGTGGGCCTGCTGCTCTTCGCCATCACGCTGGTGATGAACCTGATCAGCATCCGCCTGGTGCGCCGTTACCGCGAGGTGTACGAATGATCCCCACCGCGGTCACCTCCGACCCGCCCGAGGTCCCCCGCCTCAAGGGGCGGGGCACGCCCCTGCGCGAGCAGTTCTTCCGGCTCAGTCTGTGGGCCTCGCTGGCCATCGGAGTGGTCTTCCTGGCCGGCCTGCTCGCGTACGTGGTCATCGAGGGCTGGCCCCGGCTGAACTCGAAGCTGTGGACCAACTTCCCGGACATCATCGACCCGTCGAACGCCGGCGCCCAGTCGGCGATCACGGGCACGATCTGGGTCATCTCCTTCACGGCCCTGTACTGCCTGCCGACCGGCGTGCTCACCGCCATCTACCTGGAGGAGTACGCCGACCGCGACCGGTGGTGGAACCGGGCGGTCGAGATCAACATCCAGAACCTGGCGGCCGTCCCCTCCATCGTCTACGGCATCCTCGGCCTGGGCGTGATCTCCCGCGGGCTGGGCTTCGGCCAGACCGTGCTCACCGCCGCGCTCACCCTGTCCCTGCTGGTACTGCCCATCGTGATCATCTCGTCCCGGGAGGCGATCCGGGCGGTGCCCCAGTCCATCCGCCAGGCCTCACTCTCGCTGGGCG is a window encoding:
- a CDS encoding RibD family protein, whose protein sequence is MNGLPPERPAGVLDVPSAWKRLLDVRTEADAEAAGLRRDAHGRYRWTDDASAGAELLAERYLPLCLAGPRFTFAQLGQSLDGFIATRKGDADYVTGPEDREHLHRLRALSDAVVVGAGTAVADDPRLTVRACPGPHPVRVVLDPHGRVPLTRQVFTDGAAPTLWVVGAGSEQGRAAADGTTGTGADVLVLPDTAAFAPRRLVHELARRGLGRVLVEGGGVTVSRFLQEGALDRLYVTVAPVLIGDGVPGLAFPGPDVMRDALRPPVRRAFLGEDTLFELDLRAPRSGEPLDGEHGGTGEGGGEGQ
- a CDS encoding creatininase family protein, with translation MTDPQVRPPELGLLPWDTTRDAGAGRADVAVLPIGSFEQHGPYLPLVTDTLIASAVAREVAAAYPVHRLPPLTFSCSHEHSAWPGTVSISATTLVAVVRDIAESLRRSGVRNLVLVNGHGGNYVLRNVVQESVGTGTRMALFPGSADWSAARERAGVETPSHSDMHAGEVETSILLHDHPELVRPGHMTSDFLADDREHLLTLGLRPYTETGVVGRPSLASAEKGKELLAALVDSFDAYFSLLVAERSAGPSGEGAR
- the ribA gene encoding GTP cyclohydrolase II, which produces MTDSDGTLRMDARAKNTERMATVQLSTKYGVFRAIGYLDRIRGDEQIALVYGDITGEDVLARLHSECLTGDAFGSRHCECGDQLSAALRAIANEGRGVLVYLQGHEGRGIGLLAKLQAMQLQAEGMDTVEANLALGLPVDSRDYGVAADMLHDLGVRSVRLMSNNPLKRQALLRHGIEVSEQVPLLTQPREENIFYLRAKRERMGHLLPHLDRPPLDRTADQP
- a CDS encoding ArsR/SmtB family transcription factor — its product is MTGGPAPHPTGDELLRILAALGNPHRLRIVAALAGGGRNYVSRLARELGIGRPLLHMHLQRLEAAGLVTGSLEQTADGKAVRFFEVVPFAVALTPEAVARAALTITQEEKAK
- a CDS encoding PstS family phosphate ABC transporter substrate-binding protein, with translation MNTPRSPRRATARLALAAAVVVAAGACGGADAGSGDGGGDGLSGTIRVDGSSTVAPLSTAAAQLFQQRNPGVRITVGTSGTGGGFEKFCNGETDIADASRRITAEERARCAEKGVEYEELRIANDGMSVVVDKDNDFADCLTVEQLRRIWEPGSRIDNWNQVDPDFPDVELELFGPGTDSGTFDYFTQAVNGEEGRSRTDYSPSEDDNVTVQGVSGSRGGLGYFGLSYYEENKDKLKVLEIDGGNGCVAPTQTTVQNGTYQPLSRPLLIYPSAAALDRKEVEAFVEYYVENSADIARAAQFVPLSPSQEDELRQDLTRLRERNAP
- the pstC gene encoding phosphate ABC transporter permease subunit PstC — translated: MTPRAVRRRAAPGSPGFLKRSQPRWTERSVKVLLVAAALVSVLTTVGIVVALIPPVVEFFGKVDFGEFITGTDWSPLFEPPRFGVLPLVTATLVVMVIALFVAVPLGLGAAVYLSEYASHRVRGIFKPVLEVLAGIPTVVYGFFALKAITPFLQRYWPGDDPPEVFNALSAGFVMGIMIIPTIASLAEDSMAAVPRSLRDGAYALGSSRMQVSTRVVFPAALSGIVAAVVLGVSRAIGETMIVAIAAGGRPNLTFNPLEGMQTMTAFIAAAGIGDLPTGSTGYQTIFAVGLLLFAITLVMNLISIRLVRRYREVYE
- the pstA gene encoding phosphate ABC transporter permease PstA; the protein is MIPTAVTSDPPEVPRLKGRGTPLREQFFRLSLWASLAIGVVFLAGLLAYVVIEGWPRLNSKLWTNFPDIIDPSNAGAQSAITGTIWVISFTALYCLPTGVLTAIYLEEYADRDRWWNRAVEINIQNLAAVPSIVYGILGLGVISRGLGFGQTVLTAALTLSLLVLPIVIISSREAIRAVPQSIRQASLSLGATQWQTIWRQVLPAAVPGMATGSILALSRAIGEAAPLLLLGGLTFITFNPTGVHSQFTVLPIQIFNWISQSRAEFTALASAAIVVLLVILLVMNSLAIWLRNHFTRRW